Proteins from a single region of Streptococcus oralis:
- the rpoE gene encoding DNA-directed RNA polymerase subunit delta, producing the protein MELEVFAGQEKSELSMIEVARAILELRGRDHEMHFSDLVNEIQNYLGTSNSDIREALPLFYTELNFDGSFISLGDNKWGLRSWYGVDEIDEEIIALEESDDDEVAPKAKKKRVNAFMDGDSDAIDYNADDPEDEDAYEADPALSYDDENPDDEKNEVEAYDAEINEIAPDDLGEDVDLNEEDDEFSDDDTETSEEE; encoded by the coding sequence TTGGAATTAGAAGTATTTGCTGGGCAAGAAAAAAGTGAACTATCTATGATTGAGGTAGCGCGTGCTATCTTGGAACTTCGTGGTCGCGATCATGAGATGCATTTTAGTGATCTTGTAAACGAAATTCAAAACTACCTTGGAACATCAAACAGCGATATCCGCGAAGCTTTGCCTTTGTTCTACACAGAGTTGAACTTTGACGGTAGCTTCATCTCTCTTGGAGACAACAAATGGGGGCTTCGTTCATGGTATGGTGTGGACGAAATCGACGAAGAAATCATCGCTCTTGAAGAAAGTGACGACGATGAAGTAGCACCAAAAGCTAAGAAAAAACGCGTCAATGCCTTTATGGATGGCGACTCAGATGCCATTGACTACAACGCAGATGATCCAGAAGACGAAGATGCATACGAAGCAGATCCAGCTCTTTCATATGATGATGAAAATCCAGATGATGAGAAAAATGAAGTGGAAGCTTACGATGCAGAAATCAACGAAATCGCTCCTGATGACTTGGGTGAAGACGTGGATCTTAACGAAGAAGACGATGAGTTTTCTGACGATGATACTGAAACGAGTGAAGAAGAGTAA